CAGAAACAGAGGGAAAAGCTAAGGAAGAGGTGAACTCCGAAAATGACTTTATTAACGTAAACCCACTCTTCGATGAAAAGGTAATTTAGTtaattctttataataaaaaacaatgttgCCTATTACCTTCAAAATGCTTTTAGGTTTTGAGAGCAGTCCAACCTGACACAATATTTGGATAGCATTCTCATTGTGAGCTTGTGGCTATTTTTATACAAGAATATTAACATCATGAATTGTTTGTTGCAGGTTGCTTTTCCAAGTTTGGAGAAGATGGTGCTCTTGCACTTGGATAACTTGGAGCTGATATGGCAAAAACAAAAACTccatgtggattccttttgcAAACTAAAAGTAGTGAGAGTTGAATCGTGTGAAAAGTTGTTAACTATTGTTCCATCTGATACTCAAGGACATCTCACCTTTCACAATTTGGAGATATTGGAAGTTAATAATTGTTGGAGTATGAAAAGTCTCTTTCCAGTTTCTACCGCTACTTGTCTCATGCAACTTAAAGAGCTACTGATATACTCTTGTGGGTTGGAGAAAATTGTTTCTGAGGAAGAAGTTAATGGGGCCCCAATATTTTTGTTTCCACAATTAACCTTCATCCACCTTCTAAATTTAGAGGAACTGAAATGTTTCTACCCGCGGTTGCATGCAGTAGAGTGGCCAATGTTAAGAATTTTGGGTGTGCATAATTGCAGGAACATAAATTTATACGCTTCTGAATTTCCTAGCTTTCAAGCCATAGATGGGGAGAGGCAGCCTGccctttttttgttagaaaaggTATGATTTCAATTTCATGGAAACCcactcataaataaaacatcttTACATTATCCAGATTGATTTGATCATCATCCCTTTTATTAGAGGTTGCACTTTTTAGTATTATTGGTGTACAACTAAGTATCCAACACAAAAGACAAGTCTAATAGGTGGAGGAACTCTTCAAGACCTTCCATCAGCCAATTGATGTTAGATAACTACTGGGCCTAAAGATATACTACACCAACtcaaaatcaagatttgaatTAGGCatcaatgaattttaatttccGATTCATAAGAATTTGTTTTTCTCTATAAATCTGTTGAgttgatatatattaatcgTCTGAATATTTCAGTTGCaagattttattcaatttgttgATTAAAAATTCTTGTTCATTTATGTACTTCTTGTTTAAGGTCTATTTACTCCGtaagatatttatttaattaataatttaaaatacataaataaatagtgAGCTGGAGAAAGTTAATGAGTAATATGAGTTTCACTAATTATAAaccaatttccctttttttttttgtattaaaatttggctCTTAATAGTGGATAGGACTTTTGCCTTGTATGATTCCGTTTACAGCAATGTAATTTACATTATCTCCAGATTATAGATctggttatatatttttttacttgctTATTTGACGTTATATAACATGTGACACTTGtaccatttatataaaaaaatcctaGTTATTTATTTGTGCATTGCGGTGCACTCGTTGATGACTTAATGCTCACACCTACTTATTTACttgttcataatttttaggTCATACCAAATTTGGAACTGTTGGGATTAGACGTACATGACTTCAAATTGACATTCCTACACTCTGAAATAGTTGAGAGCTTTGGCAAGCTTAGAGGACTTTGGCTgtcttattttgatgatgaatttGTTGCTTCTTTGATCgatttccttaaaaaattaaattgtttggaGTTACTTAATTTTGTCAATTGTAGTGTCAAAGAGCTATTCCCCTATGAACAAGGACATATATGGAAACAAGATTTTCTAGGGAACACAtttcttccaaatcttcaaATACTACAAGTATTTAGATGTCATTGTTTGACAATTCTAATGTCATCTGCAATGcctttcaaaaatcttaaaactctAGAGGTAGACAGTTGCGATGGATTAGCTAAGGTACTAACAAGTGAAGCAACCAAAACTCTAGTCAATCTCACAACAGTGAGAATAAGAGAGTGCAAGCTATTGATAGAGGTAATAGCACACAAGggagacaaagaagaagagattgttttTGGCCAATTGAAAGTTTTGGAGCTTCACTGTTTATCAAGCCTTGCATTCTTCTGCTCAGCcaattattccttcaaattcccCTGTTTGGAGCAAGTTATTGTGAGTCAATGCCCAAAATTGAATGTCTTTTCGCAAGGAGTTTTAAGCACACCGTTGTTAAAGAAAGTACAACTGACTGAGCCAAGTGATGATGTAGAATATTATTGGAATGATGATCTCAATTCTACCATTCAACAAATGTTTACAAATATGGTACTTACTCTTCCActaaacatttgtttttttctccttttacaACATTgctattaataaatatattttaaatgttagTACTAACAGACATGTTGGTTAGaactcaataataatattactaataataaagaaaatataagatttgaataaaatatttaattaagataagatttttgtgattatgatatgatatttaagattaggataaaatattcGATTTGACAAAGGTAAAATAAGGAGAAATGATTGTATTGAGAGGATGGGGAATATTGTTATTAGGTAAAAATAGAGGtgttaacatattttattttaatattattaaaattcacATTAGGTCCCCATCAGTTTGTAATATTAATTGGAATATTAAGtacattataattttgattttattggagagattaaTGCAATGTTGGCAAAGTCGTAACTACAGGAGCATTATGCCATTAATCTCAATCTACTGATGACATATACAAATCAATTACAGACTAAgcaagtttgaaaaagttaGAAAGatgtttgttcaatttttttgataagttgGTTTTTGAACCATTACTTTTTGTTTGATCGGATTCTGGTTTTTCTCAAACTGTTCTAAATCTGCCATTATAGCTTGGTTAAATTTTTATGAGAACTACTTGTAACTCCACAAtgtatttttttgaaaacccaGTTTCAATGTATATTTAGATAGTCAATTGCAtgcaaaaagaatattacaattctatacaatttattcattttcttgttaatatatatattcacggCCACATAGTTGCTATTTTCTTTGCTGCTTGTCCAATTAGTGGCAGCATAGGATCAAGTCTTATCAATGGTCTTTCTTGTCCAACTTTGAGGTGGTCCTATATAACAATGAGGGacacaaattaaaactataaaaataaagagattaattaaaatagggaaaaaaattgCCCTCTAAATGTTTTTATACAAACTTTTgatatagttaatttttttaacgaATTCAtcgtttattttaataataccttttttctttgttactattgattttttgtatttccttttttttgttactattgattaatattatatattcatggatatttggtgataatttaaaattctgcACTGTTTCTCAATTTGTTGCTACCAcatattcacatatatatatatcgctTATATTCTTATCTTCCTGTCTAGTAAGTTGCAGCAcaagaattcaaaactttcaTGGTATTCATGTCTAAGTTTTGCATGGTATTCACATCTAAGTTCTAATTTTAACCTCATTAGCATGtttcttaaaatatatgttaaagaCCACCTTCATAaaggttttatattattaatttcataaagatatttttattgcaAGAATGTGAAACGTGCTGATTAATGGTTAAGGCATTATTGtcaatattcaattttataatttcatcaaacatgAATATGAATTCTTATATTTAACATTATGTAACTTTCTTTGCTTTGActcttaaaaatcaaaatctttattgtagtttgttaaaaataaattaatttttggtttttataggTTGGCTTCCGTAACTTTGAACATTTGACACTCTCTGAATTCCCtgacataaaagaaaaattatggaaTGACCAGTTGCCAATGgacatatttttgaatttgaagtcGTTAGTGATGGATAAATTTTCAGATATATCAAGTGGTATTCCACCGAATGTGTTATGGtacttcaaaaatctggaaattttaGAGGTAAAATGTTGTGAGTCACTAGAACAAGTTTTTGATTTGGAGGTAAATCATCAAGAAATTTTGGGCTTAAAGAAATTCAGAtcattgaaaattgacaattgtAACAgcttgaaatatatattgacTCCATCTGTACTATTGCACCTTGTTCAACTCCAAGAGATAGAAGTGAAAAATTGTGCTTTGATAGAAGAAATCATCAAAAGTGAAGGGGAGAAAGATGCGGgaagtgataaaattataatcccTCTATTGAACTCTATCATGTTTAAGTCATTGCCTAACTTGACAAGCTTCTATTCGGGAagtaaaattttggaatttccTCCCTTACAAACTATTATTGTTAAGGACTGTGAAAAGATCTACATGAAGGAGCTTAGTATTCATTTTTCATCACTTTCCACTGTTAAGGTaagtttgttttgattctttttgCACCGATatgtttaatcaaataaatttgcttACTTAGGaaacaaaatgattttttttttctaaaaagaaaaattatattcctGCAGGTTGTATTACCCAGCTTGGAAACATCTTCTTGCTTCCTGAATTTAACAATCTTGGTTATCGATGGCTTTGGTCATTTGCAATATCTATTCCCAACTTCTATGGTGAAAAGTCTTTTCAAACTGAGGAAGCTTAAGATATCTAATTGTATGTTAATGGAAAGAgtaatagatgaagatgaagggaGAACAGAAATGATGTTGTTTCCTAAACTGTACCAGCTGAAGCTTAGAGATCTTCCGAAACTGACAACTTTCTGCAACTCCACAGCAAATTCTGTTGAAATGTCTTCCTTATTCAGACTATGGATTGATAATTGCCCTGGTATCGAAACATTCATCTCCAATTATGTATGTGGTGATATGACATTATCAAGCAAAGAACCTGAAGGAATGAGTGCAAAGGAGAACTCTACTCACGTGCCATCTCTTTTTGATCAGAAGGTGATCCttcccattaatttttttttttaaatttttttctcgtTCATCATTTActctttataagttttaaagttACTAATATTGGATGTTTATGTTACAATTGTAACTTGTAATCTTCAGGTAAAACTACCTAGTTTGGAGAGATTGCAAATCAGCTATGCTGATCAGCTGGTAAAATTATGGAACAATCAGGTCTCCATGGATtccttcaataaattaaatcgCTTGTTTGtacaattttgtaaaaatcTTGCAAGTGTTTTTCCATCTAACATGCTTTGGAAGCACCAGCAACTGGAGTTCTTGGAAGTACAAAATTGTGATTCAGTTGAGGAGATATTTGAAGCTCTCGAGAAAGGGTCCACAATGATGGAGGAAATTGTTGCCAAGGGGAAAGCAGTCCCCAGGTTTGTATTCTCCAAATTAACCCGCCTGTCTCTGGAGATTCTGCCAAGTCTCAAGAGTTTCTACCCAGATATGCATATTTCAGAATGGCCAATTTTGGAAGATTTGAAGGTATATGGTTGTAATAATGTGGAGATCCTTGCTTCAGAATTATTGATCATCCCAGGAAGTGATGGAGACAGTCAACAACCACTGTTCTTTGTTTACGAGGTATTAACCAAGTCTATAATTTAACAAGTACCAAATTTTCTTATTGGAcaaaattatcatcatcatcattatgaATATAAGTAAGTCcacaaatatcacaaatgtcaCCATATAGAGTGCTAAGCACTTTAAttaatcatcttttctttttcgatTCAACACTTACTTTTTACGATTAATTGATTTCCCAGGATGCATATCCTAGCTTGGAAAAACTAGAGTTGTGTGGAATGCCCCGGTTAAAGCATCTATGGAGAGgaaattttcagccttgcaatgcttttcaaaatctcCAGACTCTGAAAGTATCAGAATGTGACAGTTTAGAAAATTCATGGTCCTCGTCATTGACTTTCCAGAACTTGACAACTCTGGAAGTTTCAAAGTGTGATGGATTGAGATATTTACTGACCCCctcaaaaactaaaactttgggTCAACTTACAAGAATGAATGTATCTGATTGCAAACAGATGGAGGAAATTATAACACATTTGGGAGATGAAGTAATGGAGAATTCAATTGTTTTCAGCAAATTGGGTTGTTTGGAACTTCACTGCTTGTCCAGCCTTAAAAGCTTCTGTTGTGGGGATTATTCTCTAGAATTCTTATCCTTGAAAAAAGTAATTGTTAGGCAATGCTTGGAGATGGAGACTTTTTGTCATGGAGTTTTGAGTACACCAAAGCTCGAAGGACTACAGTTGACAGAAGGAGGAGACGATGAAGTAGAAGAATGTTGGGAAGGCAACCTTAATTCCACCGTACAGTATTTGTACAACAATACGGTATATTATCGACTCACCAAATTGCCTCAAGCATTACTATGGTTTCAtgaattgaattggttgaatTCATGTTGTCTTCTATTTTGTTAATTCAATGAGCTATGCTTTATGATTACAGAAAGTGCGGAGCTTCAAAGAAGATTGAGGTCATTCCTATAAATAGTTTGCGATAGACCATGGCTTCATTTCCTCCGGTTGAAGAGGGACTTTGTTTCTGCCATCTTAACTGATTTGGTCCTCACATTCTGTTGAATGTGGACTGCCCCCTGTTTACACATTTTGTCCAGTTGAAGGTAGGCCGTGCAATGCTGAGTataagatttttggtttttacttCAATGCTCTGCTTTACTTGATgctgtttcattaattttaccaggtatatatcatattttataattgaaatttgtacGTTCTTTAGATCTCGTAAGAGAGTCCTGAGTAGAAAAGTAATGTGGCAATAactgatataataattgtattgttATTGGTTGAAGAGTGAGTTATTTTCCTTCTGATTTTATCATAAAAGTATTTAGtttgagcaatgctatgtgcaCACGTTTTTTAGTACAGAATtggttatataaatgatatgtcataaagtgattatgtcattttattcttaattcaaaatcacccaagCGTATGACgacatattatctatgtacCTAATTATGTGCTCAAAGTATAGACATAAACTTTTATTGATTTACATTCAGAAACAAAAGAGAATTTGAAGGGAATATGGGGTGATTCATAAATGGAATTTACTTTATCATCTAAATTATACGTGGTATACATGCAGCACATAGATATGTATACACTAAATTAGGCATGGTTACAGCGAATTTTCTAAGTCTAGGTTTCTGCAATTCTAGCATTTTACAATTCttgaaacaaatttgatttcattttcatgaTTTGTAGAAAACTATCCGGTGTATGGCTCATAAGAAATAGACAACGGCTCCTGAAATAGCTATGGTTTCTGTCTCAGAAGTTGCATCAAAGGCTACATCAGATATGTATGATTTGGTTACACAGCAGATCTCTTATTTCAGATACAAGAAAACCTGTCATTTTTATCCTTATCATTGGTTTGAGTCAAGTCAACATCTTTGAAAGCAGCAagtttttatttgtcaaatggTATTGGTTTTAGACAGATTGATTCAGCCGATTCAATTGCAAGTCAAGAAAGTTCAAAGGTTAAAACAAGTTTTGCCGATTGACCGTCAAGTCCTGGTTTGCCTGGTCGGTCCTGTTTTTAAAACAATGTGTGTTATGCATTTAAAACAAGATGGCAAGTTACTTGGCAtaagaaatcaaacaaacaaaacataatatctatatttttgGTAGATTTGATATGAACAATCAGGCTGTACAATGAGTAGCTAGCATGTAATTATGCGCAGGACAAGCAGTAAAAGGCCAAAATGCTAGATTGAAATAGGAAATCAGGGCTCCACCACCATGTTTTCTGCCTCCCTCCTCTCGGATTCAAATAGCACAGAAGACAGATACCTCTCTCCAAAGGTTGGAAAAATTACCTGCATCAGAAAATCACAAGTCCATCTTTAAGCACAGacagaaaattattgaaaactttACCAAAGAATCTGCTGGGGGAATGTCTCTGCTTACACCAGAGTGGTTTAGCAACCTGAAAACGTGGCTAGAAACAGTCAGTGGAAGAAGTAAACAAACTGCTATGTCCAAAACGATATAAGCATGTACTCagtacataaataaacaattgGTATGTGAAGTTTAAATTTCCCAACATCTACACTCTTATTGAATTTTCATTTCACTTAAAATCTTCGCACACTTCATGTTTGGTTAACGTGGGACTAATCCAAATTCATCTCATAACATTATTACTCTTTCACATCATTATTTTTCCTGTTTATACATTTCAAAAACATGCTTTTGAAGGACTCTACAGAGCATTGCGCTGAAATTTCATAGTAAACAAATTCAAGGAtttcttgaaagaaaatttggcTTACTTGAATAACTTCATCAACAATGTTGACTTTCATAACACCTGGGACAAAACCAGCACCTATTCCCTGGATCTTATGCGGACCTTCACATTTATACATACAATACGCATCTAGTTAGTCGCAGCCGTAATCAAAGAATTcctttattatataaatgaacaGTAATACATAGGTAGATATAGATTATGTTACAGCTCCTACCTTCAAAGTGTACAGTAAAAGAAGTCGGACTGCCACAAGGGGGGTAAACCAGAGAACAATTTTGGGGCTGGTTGAGATTTTTTGGGGTGTTAAATGATGGGGGAAAGCCACCTGGGTTGTCTGGAATGGAGGCTTTGTAAATTAGTAAGGAGGGAGGAACAAAAGTACATTTGGGTTGGCTGGATTTTCAAACTGCTGCAGCATGTAAACATTTGGTGTCTTAGCCAAAATCTCCTCTGCCTTCTGAGCAGCCCCCCTCATCCCTTCAGCAGGATCAGTGAGAACCAGCTCAGCTCCAAAAGCTCGAAGAATAATTCTTCTTTCAATACTCATTGAAGCAGGCATTGTAATGATAAGTTTATAGTGCTTGACTGCCGCAATGAATGCCAACCCGATCCCACTATTTCCACTGGTTGGTTCAATGAGCACACTCTTCAACAGCCATCCACAAAACACAATCAAAACCAAGggaaatataaaacaacagATATTAATTCTTCGATCGGacccaaataaaaaagaaatggaaCAGGGTGTGCACACAGATCAACTACGATTAGAATGGTTACATACTGTCATACAGTACACCAATTCCTTTTTACAAAAAGATTTTTGTCAAATGATACACCTACCATAAGTTTCTATACTACACCATTGTCATAACATTGCTGAACTCAAACTTATTTTGCATTCATATTATGGTCTTGTATTCCCTCTCTCTTGAGCACATGTTTCTCCCTCTGTAAAGCTATTTTTCTCCATCCTGTAAAGTCGTTGAATTATTTAGGAAGGAATGATCCAGTGGCTCACAATGTGCACctatccaatccaatccaatccaatagCTATTCAACGCGGAAAGCGATTTTTAAACGAAAGCGACGTCGTATAGCTCACGAACAAGGAAACAAGCCACTATAAAAGGCCAGCAGTCGCCACGGCAGATAAAGATTTGCTTAAGGATTGAAAAGAGTCACAAAAATGCCAGTAACCCAAGCAGCAACCCTGAACCACATCTCCAGAGAATCCTCGGATATAAGGCGTCTCGCCAACTTTTACAAGGAGGTATAATTTTCCACTGAAACTGATGATTTTTTGTTAGAACTTACTTGAAATTTGAACGTTTCGTAGATCTTTGGTTTTCTGTGTTGTAGATTTTTGGTTTTGAGGAAATCGAAGCCCCAGATTTCGGGGAATTCAAGGTGATATGGCTGAATTTGCCTGGAGCTTTTGCTGTTCACCTCATCGAGAGAAGCCCCGTCACCAAGCTTCCAGAAGGTCCCTACAGCGCCACGTCACCCGTCCTTGACGCCAGCCACCTCCCCAGAGGTCATCATATCTGCTTCACTGTCGACCATTTTGAATCCTTTGTGCACACTCTTCAGGGATTCCTTTGTTTTTTCTCGAAATTTTcgattatttttaatgtatttaatcattttttgcgTTGCTGCTGACAAACAATGAAAACGacaattcataataataattttgaaaacaaaatccaaacattgttgctaagatttttcaaaatcacaattggaacccaaaaataatGGTGAATACAAGAAAATACTGATAGGGTGAACTTTCATTCTTTTAAAGTTATCACCAAAATAAGCTTTGCAAAAACAGGAATTTGAATTCCTAGTTGATATGGTTTAACCAAAAATAAGGTGGATAAGACGGAGTGAATAGTCCTTCTAGTTCTGGTGCCCTGATGCACCCAACCAAAACAAGATGGGTCAAATCTATCATAAACAAGAACTTTGTTGCTTTAACTGTGATAATAATAGCAGGTGAAGATAAAAGGAATTTTTTTGTGCAGGACAAGGGAATACAGACTTTCCAAAGGTCCCTGCCCGATGGGAAGGTCAAACAAGTCTTCTTCTTTGATCCTGACGGTAACTTCTTGTGTTCTGACAACTGCAATGTTCTGTTAACCTTTGTCAAAAAGATTTATAATACATAAAGATGACTAGTGAATGATGCTATTGCTCTTCTTTTTCCTCAATTTGTTTCCATAACATCATTTCTTTCTGAGACTCTCTGcttttaaaatgtttgattaTGTACCCTTAAGATAGCCTCAAGTATTTGATCATATCCATAACATCAAATttcacttttatatttttctgtcCTGTGCAGGTAATGGATTGGAAGTCGCCAGCAAGAGCAATGAATAGGCCGACTCCACCTGTGGCTGTGGTATAAAATATGTTGTCAAagtaggctgagggaaaatgtTTGAACATATGTTGTATTTTGAGACTCTAATAATCATGTACGTTAGGATTGCTCGGGATTGTTTACATGTCTATTATTGTTTCTTAATCTTTGACAAATGAGaataaatggaaaaagaaatcaGTCGAAGTTTTTACTACAAGTAATGAGTGGCCTCCATCTTGTACCATTTGTTAGCTGAGTAAGTTTGATGTGCATTGAAACTGTTGATCGAAACGATATTATTGGAACCCAATGGTCAGTTTTATGTTGGTTAAAAATAGATTCAATCGATCAAGACTAGTGGTCATTCTAATTTAGGTAATATTAAATGGTcagttttaaattaatataaaataatattcattcacatgataacatattgttgtatttacatatttatataccaaaaatatgtatatttaagaACTCAAATggatattaaaaactaaattcatataatattattcatgcaATTATACCATTACTTCgcaaacatttattattaaatattgcccaacaaataaatttaatatataaaattttaattattttatatataaagtcacAAATTCAATTAACGGATTAGAATTCAACTAACCGATCAAACTAAttgatttatgaatttaaactcaatccagttccaaaaaaattggtttaactttatttttaagaaaatattctaTAATGTCTACATGAAAAATGTGGTGTATCTTATATTTCTAGTTAAGATATTTGTGATTACTTTACTCTTTACCTATAGtaagattataattttattcactgtatttaaatttaaattcaaaattaattttttttgttttggtttattGGAAATATGATAATTCATTAATCTTGATTTGGACACAATCCTTTGAGCATtggattattgttttattcaaacgaactaagtttaaattttagctTAAGATCAATTTCTTGTCAGTGTTATCATACTAGAGCTCACCAATGATTCTTGTTCttctttaagttttttttccttttttagccatcttttttttttttgtaatttttttcatttatgatattattatttatcgaTCGGGAAAACCgaacttgattttaaaataatcgttttaaatttaagccaaactcggtaactttttttgttttttcatgtcAACTTAATCACTCGTAGGCTTATGTTGGCCCAGACTATTAATCGTATATATTCTATCAATGTGGTTTTTTCATGTCGACTAAATCAAGTTGTAGCCCATTGTAATCAAGTCCATTTTCATCTTAAGCGTTGATATTCCCAGGCCAGCCCAATCAAACTTTTAGCTTTATCTTCTCTCTCAGCCGTTTCCGATGGTATCCCAACTTACATTCACAAACCCAAACGGAGGGAGCATGGCAATTTCTCTGCAATCTCCGGCGGCGTACATTCCCCCAAAAACCTTCGTCAAACGACAACCGACATGTGTCAGTCACCAGATATCTTTCTGCCTCTCAACAACCACAAACATATCTGCATTGAGAAAAAACTGATCCGTTGTTTTCAAAGCCATCAAAGAAAGCCGAGAAAGCTCAGATAAATCAGAGGCCGGTACTGACGCGGAATCTGAAATGGCTGGCGACTCGAGTGCGGAGTTGAGCGAGTTGGGATAGAAG
Above is a genomic segment from Mangifera indica cultivar Alphonso chromosome 3, CATAS_Mindica_2.1, whole genome shotgun sequence containing:
- the LOC123210182 gene encoding uncharacterized protein YwkD-like, whose translation is MPVTQAATLNHISRESSDIRRLANFYKEIFGFEEIEAPDFGEFKVIWLNLPGAFAVHLIERSPVTKLPEGPYSATSPVLDASHLPRGHHICFTVDHFESFVHTLQDKGIQTFQRSLPDGKVKQVFFFDPDGNGLEVASKSNE
- the LOC123210164 gene encoding uncharacterized protein LOC123210164 is translated as MDIFLNLKSLVMDKFSDISSGIPPNVLWYFKNLEILEVKCCESLEQVFDLEVNHQEILGLKKFRSLKIDNCNSLKYILTPSVLLHLVQLQEIEVKNCALIEEIIKSEGEKDAGSDKIIIPLLNSIMFKSLPNLTSFYSGSKILEFPPLQTIIVKDCEKIYMKELSIHFSSLSTVKVVLPSLETSSCFLNLTILVIDGFGHLQYLFPTSMVKSLFKLRKLKISNCMLMERVIDEDEGRTEMMLFPKLYQLKLRDLPKLTTFCNSTANSVEMSSLFRLWIDNCPGIETFISNYVCGDMTLSSKEPEGMSAKENSTHVPSLFDQKVKLPSLERLQISYADQLVKLWNNQVSMDSFNKLNRLFVQFCKNLASVFPSNMLWKHQQLEFLEVQNCDSVEEIFEALEKGSTMMEEIVAKGKAVPRFVFSKLTRLSLEILPSLKSFYPDMHISEWPILEDLKVYGCNNVEILASELLIIPGSDGDSQQPLFFVYEDAYPSLEKLELCGMPRLKHLWRGNFQPCNAFQNLQTLKVSECDSLENSWSSSLTFQNLTTLEVSKCDGLRYLLTPSKTKTLGQLTRMNVSDCKQMEEIITHLGDEVMENSIVFSKLGCLELHCLSSLKSFCCGDYSLEFLSLKKVIVRQCLEMETFCHGVLSTPKLEGLQLTEGGDDEVEECWEGNLNSTVQYLYNNTKVRSFKED
- the LOC123211638 gene encoding cysteine synthase-like; this translates as MPASMSIERRIILRAFGAELVLTDPAEGMRGAAQKAEEILAKTPNVYMLQQFENPANPNGIGAGFVPGVMKVNIVDEVIQVIFPTFGERYLSSVLFESERREAENMVVEP